Part of the Aureitalea marina genome, TTTCATTTTGGATCACAACATGTAATCCGCGAAGCATCATGGGTTTTTTGGATTTGCAGCAGCGGAGTCACTGCGGCCGATTTTGTGAAACAAAATCAATCCGCTTTGTGGTTTCTTGACTACTTCCCTAATCAAAACCACGTTTTCGCGAAACACGACAACCAATTCGCCCAAAACGCCCTCGCTTAATCCCCAATTTTCTCTAATTTGACCAGACTATGGGTAGAAATACACTAACAATTCTGGCTCTCTTAACCATGAGCAGCATTTGGGCTCAATCTCCTGTCATTGGCTTATTTGAAGGAGAAGAATATGGAGAGACCTACAACGCCTATTATAAAGACACTCAAGGCGACCTAGACAAATTTGTTGGAACTTGGTTATGGTCCAAGGACTCAGTTAGCTGGAAAATAGAGCTAAGACTACTTAAAGAAGAACTGATTGTTTTCAACCTTAACAACAAAGAGCATAGACACTACACGGATTTACTAATTGGTGAAATGGTTTACACCGAAAATGGTAAAGAACTAATCAACTTATTAGGACGCTTTGCTGATCCCGATGTAGAAAACTGGGGTTTCAGTATTACAGGCAATGACATATTTGGCTCAACGAGCATACCAATTTGTGATTATTGCTCAGACTCCGAAAGAAGAGTTAGTGTTTATTTGGAAGACCCAAACTTCAATTATATCAGGAATAAAGCAGTTCTTAGACATGTCATCTCAAATGGGCAAGAAACGATTCAATTGAACCTCCGTCAAATGTATGTTTATGACGAGGACAACCCCAATCCAGATGCACCGGCTTTACTCACTATGCAGTATGGGACTTACACATTGGTAAAGCAATGACCAAAACTTCAATCCTTTTAATCGCAGCACTCAGCATAATATCCTGTAAGGCCCAAACAATCTACCCATTGGGCACTCATGATATGGTTGAAAGCAAATATTATGTAAAGGACATTGATGAACATCACAATGATATAGTTGGCACCTGGCGTTGGGAGAACGAGAATTCTTCATTTGAAATAGTTCTTCAGGAATTTGAAATGTTTCATTATCCCAATAAAAGTACCGCCTATTATGATGTAGTATTTGGAAAGTACACCTATGTTGAAAATGGCGAAGTTATTGCGTCGGTTCAGCAGATCCAACCAATACCAAACAGCAAGTTAACGTTGCACTTTTCGGAAGAATTATCCTATAAAGTAGTTATCGAGGACGTAGTTAGTGAAACTAGCAAGGTTGGCGAATTCGTATTGGTTTCATCAAATACAGCCACCATGAATTTATGGAATAGCAATGGTGTCAAAATCAATTATGGAAATGGACTGGCCTGGGCCCTGCCTGAATCGGTAATGCTAATTAAACAATGACTCTCAATACTCCACCTCCTTCAAAAAGTCGACCCGATAAACACACGAATCATCCGGAAACAGCCTCGCTGTTACCTCGGCATTTTCGGCTTTAAAGTAAACACTGATGGTGTAGCTGGTTGAATCGCAATCCACTCTCAAAATTTTAAGGTCAATCAGATCGGGCTTTTCTTTAGAGTCCGCCAAAACAATCGGTTTACCAAAAAGCTCAAGATCAAACTCATCGGTAAAGTATTGGCTCCTATAAAATGTTAGGGGCACACGTTCTGGCAATTCGGCATGGACATATTCTTTGGAAACATATGGATGATGGAAAAAGACCTTTAATAGCTTATTCTTCTCCGACGAGTCCAGACAACCTTCCTGTGCAGAACAAAGTAAACACGATAGTAGCGCCAATACCATTAAAGATTTATGCATCTAAAGACATTATTAGTCCGAATTGAAGAATACAAGCATCATACCGTAATTCAATTAAGACCCAAACTAGCTTCATGTGGTCTAATTATTTTAAGAAGCCAGAATTTCGTTATATCTTTAAATTTCACCTAATTAACTCCATTGTGAAAAAGAAACATCTCATTTTAGCCCTTAGTGTATTTCTGATCTTTGGGCTGAGTAATCATGTCCATTCCCAATCCGATAAAGACATCGACCAGGTTGCCGTCGATATACTTGACAAGATGAGCGATGTGATCGGGGAAATAGAATCTTGCGCCTTCCAGTTGGTCAAAGATGAAGACTTCATCAATGACGACGGTATGGTCGAACGAAGAAGGACCCATACCACTTCGTATTTTAAAGGGCCGGATCGATTTGCGATCAGGAGCAGGGGACATAAAGGAAACAAAGGCTATTGGTATAACGGGGAGACTTTAACGTACTATTCCTTTGACGAAAACAATTACGTTGTATTACCTACTCCCAATACCAGTATGGCGACAATAGACAGTCTGCACGTGACCTTTGGGATGCGATTTCCAGCAGCCGATCTGTTCTACCCTTCGTTCACAGATGATGTGATCGATGCTTTTGATCGGGTAAAATTTGCCGGAATGAAACAGGTTGATGGCAAAGACTACTTCCATGTAGTAGCAGAAAATCGTCAATTGATCTTCCAGTTATGGATAGGCAATGATGGCTTCTATATGCCACAGATGTATGCTTATACCATCAAAGGAGATCAGCCCAGATCGGTGTCGGCGACTTTTAAGGCATGGGAACTGGGAGTAGAACTCCCCAATCCTATGTTCGAGTTCACCCCTCCGGACGGGGCACGTTTAATCAGTATAATGGCCCAAGAATAACCCTCAAGTACGCAAATCATGAAAAAAGCAGCATCTAACATATTCAGTATAAGTTTCTTTATCCTTTTGCTGACCTTGATGGCCCCAGTAGAGATGGAGGCTCAACGATTTGGTCATGGCGCGTCTCGAGGAGGCGGAGGCCGGACTATGCGATCGACTCCTCGACCGTCAACCAGTAATAGATCAACCAGGCCATCGACCTCTCGTCCGTCCACATCCAACAGGAAATCCACCATTAACGGCGGGCATCAGCGAAACAATAATCGGAGCTATTCCAAACCCAGCACCTCTAATCGGACTACCAACAGGAATACGAACAACCGAGCAGGAGTAGAGAATAAAAAGACCGATCGTTCTAACAACAGAACATCCAACGTGAAGGACAGAAGTGGCAACAGAACCAACAACAGGAATGTTGACCGATCCAATACTCGAAATTCTAACAATAGAACCACCAACAGAAATTCGAACAACAGAAATGTAGATCGGAGTAATCGCAACATCAATATTGACAATAGCAGAAATGTGACGATCAATCAGCGAAATACTTATGTCAGAGCGGGTTATAGACCTTATGTTAGGCCACCCTATGTTTGGGGAGGATTCCGCTACTACTGCCATTATCCGTACTTCTACCACCCATACAGACCGTTCTACTGGGGTCCATATTATCATCCTTGGGGATACTTCGTGGCTACTATAGCGACAACTGCCATAATTGTAAGTATAGTCAATGACAGCAACGAAAAAGAGGAATACCACTACGACGAAGGCACCTACTACGTGAAGACTGAAGACGGATATGAAGTGGTGCAGGCCCCGGTTGGGGCAACGGTGGAAGAGATACCCAAATCGGCCGAAAAGGTCGAGATCAACGAGACCACCAATAATTATTATTACGGTGGTGCCTTCTACGAGAAGAACGCAGAAGGTTATACCGTTGTTCCGGCCACAGCCGGCACCATAGTTCCCGCTCTGCCTGAAGGTGGCGAGGAGGTGAAGATAGGAGATCAAACCTATGTAGTGTTTGGCGAGACCTATTATCAGCCCATACAGGTAGATGGAAAGGATATGTACGAGATCGTAGAGATCAAGGAAGAGTCCTGATCTGTTCGGACACGGAATAGCACATCTCGCTGAAACCTACTCTTGCGAGGCTATTAAAAGCTTATGAGCATCATTTATTATCGTTTGTGGATAGTACTGCTGTTAATGACCTTTTCTACTGTAAGGGGTCAAAATGACAGTATACAAGAGCTGGCACAAGATAGCCTCCTGGCTAAACAGGAGATTGCTACCGATAGCCTCTTGGAAGTAGCTCGTCAGAGCATGATAGCCGATAGCCTCGAACGGGCTCGCCTTTTGGAGCAGCTGGCGGAAGTACGGGCAAACGATCAAGCCGAAAAGGAACGTATCAAGGCCCAGATCGATTCGCTGCAAAAGGCCCAGCTGCGAAAAGTGGCTCGTATGCAACGGGAGGCAGATTCGTTAAGAGCGGTTACCAAAGGGGTGGCCGTGGTCATTTTTGGCGATACCATTTTCCAGATCTATTCCAAACTGGGTCCCAATACCCCTAGAGAACGAGCCAATGATATCGTTCAAGAGGTTGAGTTCCTGGTCAGTGAAGAACAGTTTGATCCTCAACAGATCAGGATAGTCGATAGCGACGATAACACAGATGTCTATCATCAGGAGGACATCTTATACACGGTAACCACCAAGGATGCCGTTTGGATGAACCAAGAACGAGCTTCCCTCGCAAAAGCATATACCGATAAACTTAAGTCCAGTTACATCGCCTATAAAGAGCGCACCAGCCTTCCCGCCCTACTGAAACGGATAGGTTGGTTGGTACTCACAATCCTGTTGTTCTTTTTTGGCATAAAATACCTCAACAAAGGGCTAAAGCGATTCAACTTTTGGATTGTTAAGCGGGCAGATAAATACATGAATGGTGTCCAGTTAAAGGACTATGAGTTCCTCTCCAAATCGCGTCAACGCCAACTGGTTCTTTGGGCTCTGAATCTGGGTAAATGGATCTTTATAGTGCTGCTGGTTTATCTTGCCCTGCCAATCATTTTTAGCATTTTCCCAGCCACAGAGGGCATCGCCAGAACCCTGATCAGTTATATACTGGATCCGCTATCCAGTTTTTGGAATGCGCTGATCGAGTTCATCCCAAACCTCATCACCATTGCGGTGATCATCTTTATCACCCATCACCTGATTCGATTCTTGAGATTCTTGTCTGAGGAAGTTAGATCGGGCAAACTGGAAATTCCAGGCTTTTATCCAGACTGGGCCAAACCGACCTTCAACTTGATACGGATATTGGTCAACCTGTTTGCCTTTATTGTCATATTCCCATACCTCCCAGGGAGTGATTCTCCGGTATTCCAGGGAATAAGTGTTTTCCTGGGCTTGTTGATATCCCTTGGTTCATCTTCGGCCATTGGCAATATTATTGCCGGATTGGTCATTACCTACATGCGTGCATTTAAGATCGGTGATCGGGTCAAAATAGGTGAAACGACGGGAGATGTGATTGAAAAATCACTTCTGGTTACCAGGGTGCGAACCATCAAGAACGAAGAAGTGACCATACCAAACTCCTTCATTCTGAACGGAAGTACAATCAATTATACAGCAGCGAGCCAAGAGCGAGGATTAATCCTAAATACGGCTATTACAATTGGTTACGACGTGCCCTGGCGTGATGTGCACAAACTGCTGATCAGTGCTGCTATAAAGACAGAACTGATCATGGAAGAGCCGGGCCCTTTTGTTTTTCAGACCGGACTAGATGATTTCTATGTGAGCTATCAGATCAATGCTTATACTCACCAACCGGAAAAGGCGGCGGCTATTTATTCGGAATTACACGCCAATATTCAGGACGCTTTCAACGAAGCAGGTGTCGAGATTCTGTCGCCACACTACCGGGCTGCAAGGGACGGAAATATACTGACAATCCCACCTGATTACATTCCACCTGATTACAAGGCCCCTTCCTTTCGTGTATCAAACACTAAAAAGGATCAATAAGATCCCTATTTACCTTTTGGTATAGTGCACTCCCCTTTGGGCAAGGTGATTCAAGAAATAATCAAAACAACCGGGATGACCTCCAATTAGTTCCGGTGGAAAAACCCCATGCTGATCAAAGTGACCGTCCAGTAACCAATTGGCAGCAGCAGTGGCGGTATAACCAGTAGTTCTGGACATAGAAGATATCCCAGTCTCAGGATCGTACTCATCGTGTAAGTCGTAAATAACCTCAGTGGCTTTGCCGTCTTTATCGGTTCCCTTTAAACTAACTCGCATAACTGTGATCTCAGGTTCGTCTTCTCCTAATTTCCACTCATTAAAGAGTATCTTACTGGTAAAGTCCAGGGGGGTGACCTCCTGTCCATTGACCTGCACCGGATCCTCATTGAAGAATCCACTCTCCTTTAACACCCGAACATACTCGACATGACCAGGATATCGCAAGGTCTTCTCCTTCATGTTGGGAATATGATCCATGGTAAAAATCAAGGACCTTAAGCCATCGGAATTAAAGGATTCCAAGGTTCCAACTCCATCAAACTCTACGTATTCGCAATCTGTCAAGGCTTCTCGGACGATCATCTGACCATTTTCCACATAACGAGCCGGCCTGGTATACTCTTCGATCACATCGACTGGTGAAAAAGGGGCCTTGTAAGCGAAAGGCCATTTCTTGACCTTGGGCAATCCTCCCACCAGGCATTCAAAATCTGTTATGGTCATTTGCTCATTGTAATGACCCAAGATAATGTTGTCCATCCCAGGTGCCACACCACAATCGACAATGGCCGTCACCCCATGCTCCTTAGCCAACTGATCCAGATCCAATGAATTCTCTGGGAAAAAGGCGATATCGACTACATTTTTACCGGATTGAATGATCGTCTTCAAAGTCTCAAAACCCAGGAAACCAGGAACTGCACTAACAACCAAATCGGCAGTCTCAATGCATTTGACCAGATCATCCTTGTGAGTTACATCCAGGACCTCGGTGTTGAGTTGGGGCTGTCTTTGCTTCAATTTCTCAAGGACGTCGGAGCTTCTATCCGTTACCGTTACATGATGTTTTTGGGCCAGGTCTATGGCCATGGCAGAACCTACCATGCCGGCACCCAATACGACTATATTGTGCATACTATTTACAATTTAAAAGTGACTGATTAACTTACGATCAAAGACAATGACTACAATCCGGGGATTCGGATCCAAGGCATCAACGGAAGTGATTTGATATAAAACTTAGCCATTTCAGAGATTGGTGGTCTAATTTATTAAATTGTTGTTCTCTAAGCTAAAGTTCGACCTGATTTAATCTGTCAAGATGATAAAAATTCCATCTTTCCTTTTGGTGATATTGCTTTTGATCCCTGCTACAGGTTGGGCGCAACACGGCTTTGAAAACACCAAGGTTTTTGATAAGTCCAAGGCCTCGCCTAAAGCAACTTTGACAGATATCGATTGGATCGCAGGACATTGGCGGGGAGAAGCTTTTGGCGGCATTACAGAAGAGATCTGGTCTCCTCCTTTGGGGAACTCCATGATGTGTAGTTTTAAGCTAGTGATGGATGGTGAGGTTCAGTTCTATGAAATTGTTACAATTAGTGAGGTAGAAGAGACCCTGGTACTAAAACTAAAACACTTTCATGGGGACCTGAAAGGATGGGAGGAGAAGGATGAAACCGTCAATTTCAAACTGGTCGAAATTCAGGAAAACCACGTCTATTTTGACGAATTTACCTTCGAAAGGATATCCGATGATGAAATGATCATCTATGTGGTAGCCGATATAGATGGCCACAAGGATGAGATCGCGTTTCCCTACAAACGCTTTCAATAAAGAAATAACTTAATCATTATGTTCAGAACTTATCGCGCAGTATTGGTCCTATTCATTGCCAGCTTTACCATGCAGGCTCAAATGACCGATGTATACGTGTCTGCCCACCCTGACGACTGGCAGCTATTTATGAATCCAAATGCCTATCACAGTTTAAAGAAAGACCAACATAAGGTGATCTTCCTGCATACCACTGCCGGAGATGCGGGTGCAGGAACAGGAGAGAACAATTATTACCTGGCGCGAGAAGAAGGCAGTCTTAGAGCCATTAGGTTGATGGTCAACACCCTGGTGGGGAGCAATACCTTGGGAACTGAGCTCAACGAGACGTCAGTCTCCTATTACGGGCACCCCATTAAGCGAATGGAATACGGTAATGCGGTCATCTACTTTCTGAGGCTACCAGATGGCAACTACTACGGGCCCGGGTATCCTGTCCACGACAATAAAAGTTTGCAAAAACTGCTCAAAGGAGAGATCTCCAATATTCAAACCGTCGACCAAAGCACGAGCTATAAAGATTTCCGGGACCTGTCTATGACCATCACGGAATTGCTTCAAAAAGAAAGATCTGTCGGAGATACCTTGCGCCTCAACATAGCCGAGACCGATACCCTGGTCAACCCAGGTGATCACTCCGATCATCGTTACTCATCATACCTTATGCAAGGATTGGCCAAAGATGCAGGGGTTCAGTTTATCCGTTTTTACATTGAATATCACACCAATACCCTGCCCATGAATGTTTTCCCTGAGGATTACCTGATCTCTGCCGGAGTTTGGGGAGCAACAGCATCTGGGCTTTCGGACATGGAGCACAACAGCACTTGGGACTCTGTTCATAATTCGTGGATCGGCAGGCAATACTTCCGCGAAGAGGAACTTTCGCCTGAGTGATTAAACCTAATGGGAAAATACCCAGCAAATTTGTAACTTATTGATCGTTAAATACTTGATTATGAAACGTTGGATTAGTCTTTTTGCAATTTTAATGATGATTTTCGGCTGTGAAGGCAACAATTCGGAGTACGATCAGCCGGATGACAACAACCCGCCGGACAATGACCTTCCCAGTACCTTGGTCTTGAATATCACAGAGATGGAAGAGGATACCTTATTGATAGAATGGAACCGCCCAGCGGAGTTGGACGGGGCAGTTCAATACAAGCTTATGGGTGGTTGGATCGAGCTTCACCAATTCTCCAGCAAACAGGATGTTATCACATTAAGGGTAAGTCCAATTCCCGAACTGGGAGAGATTACCGTGGAGGCCTGGCAGGGAGACTCCCGAATGATATTACACCCAGGACCGGACGCTATTAGTCCTAACGAATGAGCAAAATAATTGTTCAAGGAATAGCCTACGACGCCAAGTCTTCCTTCCTGAAAGGGCCGGCAAAAGGACCGGCAGGTATACGACAGGCATTGGGATCCGGATCCATGAACCTCTGCGCAGAAGATGGGACCAACCTTGAAAGTCTCGATATTACTGATCTGGGGGATTTTCACTTATCAGACTATCACCAAATCTTGGAAACAAGCCGCGAAAACCTGGCAAAAGGAGAGAAACTCTTTAGTCTGGGAGGAGACCATTCGGTCACTTATCCCATAGTAAAGGCTCATTTTGAAGCAGGTCTAAAGTTTGACCTTTTACACATTGATGCCCATACCGATCTGTACGAGGATTACGAGGGTGATCGATTTTCACATGCGTGTCCAATGGCCAGGATCATGGAAGAAGGTTTAGTGGGTCGCATGGTACAGGTAGGCATCAGAACCCTGAGCCCCCATCAGCAAAAGCAGGCAGCTCGATTCGGAGTAGAGATTCATGAAATGCGGCATAAATACGATTGGCCGGAACTAAAATTTGACCGTCCAATCTATATCACCTTGGATATGGATGCCCTCGATCCCGCTTTCGCTCCTGGGGTTTCCCATCATGAACCTGGCGGATTTAGTACTAGAGAACTCATTCGGTTGATCCAAAATCTGGATGTAGAATTAGTTGGTTGTGACTTGGTGGAATACAATCCAGAACGAGATATTGATCAGCGTACGGCCTATTTAGGCGCTAAGCTGTTTAAGGAATTGATGGCCAAGTTGGTCAAGTAGATTCATGAATCTATTGCCTGCGAACCATTTCCAAATTAATGACATCTTTCACAACCACTTTCATCAGCTTTCCGTTATCGTAGTGGTAGGACCCTTTACTTTTATCCAACAAATACACCCCCGGTGAATCGGATTCCTCACTTACGGAGGGAGTCTTCATGTTGGATTCTGAAAAAGTAGATTTAACGCCTTTTGGTTCTTTGAAGAAAAAAAGAGAGGAACTATAGGTGATCTCATCCCCGAGATCCACAGAATTCTTGCCATTCTTAGACCCTACCATTTTACCTCCTGTATCCTGCACTTTTACCCATTTATCCAATTTGTCATTGAGGTAAAGTTCGTAGTCACTTTCGTGTAGGACCCCATCAATGTATTCTACCTGAAGATCATAATGGCATTTCTTTATGGTCAAGATCCTTTAGGTGATATCAGTCTGTACTCTATAGGTCACGGAGTTTCCATTGACTCGTTTGGAGGCTGTCAAATCCCCGATGTCCTCTCCTTTGTGGAATATATCAATTATGTTCTTGTGCTGGCCCTCTTGTGCAATAAGCGAAGCAGACAGAAGTACCAGTGGCAGTAATAAAGAGAGTCGCATCAGATCTGAATATTAAGAATTCGAATGGAAAATAGGAATTTCTAACATCAATTGACCTAAGGATTTAATTCTTATTTCGATAGAAGCACCCAATGATCAATATGTATACTCACAATATTGTCGTAATTTTAAGTATAATCTACTCTCGTAAATATGAAACCACATTATTTGGCCTTAGCACTTCTCGTGCTAGTTGGCTGTAAAAACCAGGAGGCCGATCAAGCTGAACCGGCCATGGAGGAATCCACCGAAACAACAAATTCAACCACAGACAAAGGGTATCCCACTGAGGTCTACTTCGGAGACACCCACCTGCACACCGAGCTTTCTATGGATGCCGGTGCCTTTGGAAACCGTTTGTCCGTAGACGATGCCTATCGCTTTGCCAAAGGAGAGGAAGTGACCTCCTCCTCTGGCGTTACGGCTAAACTTTCAAAACCCTTAGATTTCCTGGTGGTCGCTGACCATTCTGACGGTATGGGATTATTCCAGGCATTGATGAACAACGAAGAATGGGTGATGGAATTTGAACAAGGCAGAAAATGGGCCGATCTGATAGATGAAGGCAAAGGTGCAGAAGCTGCTGTAGATTTGATCAAGAATTTTTCTCAGGGGACCATGGAAATGAATCCCAACACCCCAGAACTCATGGAGTCTGTTTGGAAGATTACTATAGATGGGGCCGAAAAGCATAATCAACCAGGTAAATTTACCGCCTTCATCGGCTATGAGTGGACTTCCCTAATAGCCGGGAACAACTTGCACCGTGTTGTTATTTATAGGGACAACGGAGAAAAGACTATTGGTCATTTACCTTATATAGCGGATGTAGGTGGAAGTCCGGATCCAGAAAAACTTTGGGAGAACCTGCAGAGTTATGAGGACAAGACCGGAGGCCAGGTCTTGGCAATTCCACACAATGGAAACCTGAGTAACGGGATCATGTTTGCCCGTACAACAGTAGACGGAGACCCATTTGACTTGGACTATGTGCAACGACGTCAACGATGGGAACCCATATATGAGATCACCCAGATCAAAGGAGATGGGGAGGCTCACCCCTTCCTTTCGCCCAATGATGAATTTGCAGATTTCGAGAACTGGGATTTCGGAAACCTGGATCTATCTGCCGTGAAGACCAATGAAATGCTGGAAGGCGAATACGCCCGATCTGCGCTAAAAATGGGACTTCAGTTTAAAGGATCTTTAGGTGTTAACCCATACAAAATGGGCTTTATCGGTAGTACTGATGCCCATACTTCTTTGGCTACCGCAGATGATCCCAATTTCTTTGGAAAGGCGGCCAATGTAGAGCCCTACAAAGAAAGATGGGAACACCCGTTTATCGAATCTGAATTGGCCAGTATAATAACCTGGCAAACGGTCGCCTCCGGTTACGCGGCGGTCTGGGCACAAGAAAATACCAGGGAATCTCTTTTCGACGCCATGATGCGTAGAGAAACTTACGGTACTACCGGTTCCCGTATGAAGATCCGTTTCTTTGGAGGCTGGGACTTTACTGATGCTGATCTGGAAGGAGATTGGGTGGCCAATGGTTACGAGCGAGGTGTGCCCATGGGAGGCGATCTGAAGAATGGAGTAGACAAAACTCCTTCATTTATTGTTCACACCCTTATGGATCCCGATTACGGGAGCCTGGATCGGATTCAGATCGTAAAAGGCTGGCTCAATGCCGATGGAACTACAGGTGAAAAAGTGTACGACGTTGTTTGGAGTGGCGATCGTCAGATGGATGCCAACGGAAAGGTTCCTTTAGTAGCCAACACGGTCAATGTTAAAGATGCAACCTGGGACAACTCTTCCGGAGCCCCAGAATTGAGCACTGTATGGACAGACCCTGATTTTGATCCTTCACAGGAGGCTTTTTACTATGTTCGCGTGCTGGAGATCCCTACCCCCAGATGGACACTTTACGACAAAGTCAACCTAGGAGCTGAGATGCC contains:
- a CDS encoding DUF6705 family protein — protein: MTKTSILLIAALSIISCKAQTIYPLGTHDMVESKYYVKDIDEHHNDIVGTWRWENENSSFEIVLQEFEMFHYPNKSTAYYDVVFGKYTYVENGEVIASVQQIQPIPNSKLTLHFSEELSYKVVIEDVVSETSKVGEFVLVSSNTATMNLWNSNGVKINYGNGLAWALPESVMLIKQ
- a CDS encoding mechanosensitive ion channel domain-containing protein, which codes for MSIIYYRLWIVLLLMTFSTVRGQNDSIQELAQDSLLAKQEIATDSLLEVARQSMIADSLERARLLEQLAEVRANDQAEKERIKAQIDSLQKAQLRKVARMQREADSLRAVTKGVAVVIFGDTIFQIYSKLGPNTPRERANDIVQEVEFLVSEEQFDPQQIRIVDSDDNTDVYHQEDILYTVTTKDAVWMNQERASLAKAYTDKLKSSYIAYKERTSLPALLKRIGWLVLTILLFFFGIKYLNKGLKRFNFWIVKRADKYMNGVQLKDYEFLSKSRQRQLVLWALNLGKWIFIVLLVYLALPIIFSIFPATEGIARTLISYILDPLSSFWNALIEFIPNLITIAVIIFITHHLIRFLRFLSEEVRSGKLEIPGFYPDWAKPTFNLIRILVNLFAFIVIFPYLPGSDSPVFQGISVFLGLLISLGSSSAIGNIIAGLVITYMRAFKIGDRVKIGETTGDVIEKSLLVTRVRTIKNEEVTIPNSFILNGSTINYTAASQERGLILNTAITIGYDVPWRDVHKLLISAAIKTELIMEEPGPFVFQTGLDDFYVSYQINAYTHQPEKAAAIYSELHANIQDAFNEAGVEILSPHYRAARDGNILTIPPDYIPPDYKAPSFRVSNTKKDQ
- a CDS encoding DUF6515 family protein, with amino-acid sequence MKKAASNIFSISFFILLLTLMAPVEMEAQRFGHGASRGGGGRTMRSTPRPSTSNRSTRPSTSRPSTSNRKSTINGGHQRNNNRSYSKPSTSNRTTNRNTNNRAGVENKKTDRSNNRTSNVKDRSGNRTNNRNVDRSNTRNSNNRTTNRNSNNRNVDRSNRNINIDNSRNVTINQRNTYVRAGYRPYVRPPYVWGGFRYYCHYPYFYHPYRPFYWGPYYHPWGYFVATIATTAIIVSIVNDSNEKEEYHYDEGTYYVKTEDGYEVVQAPVGATVEEIPKSAEKVEINETTNNYYYGGAFYEKNAEGYTVVPATAGTIVPALPEGGEEVKIGDQTYVVFGETYYQPIQVDGKDMYEIVEIKEES
- a CDS encoding DUF6705 family protein — translated: MGRNTLTILALLTMSSIWAQSPVIGLFEGEEYGETYNAYYKDTQGDLDKFVGTWLWSKDSVSWKIELRLLKEELIVFNLNNKEHRHYTDLLIGEMVYTENGKELINLLGRFADPDVENWGFSITGNDIFGSTSIPICDYCSDSERRVSVYLEDPNFNYIRNKAVLRHVISNGQETIQLNLRQMYVYDEDNPNPDAPALLTMQYGTYTLVKQ
- a CDS encoding PIG-L family deacetylase, which produces MFRTYRAVLVLFIASFTMQAQMTDVYVSAHPDDWQLFMNPNAYHSLKKDQHKVIFLHTTAGDAGAGTGENNYYLAREEGSLRAIRLMVNTLVGSNTLGTELNETSVSYYGHPIKRMEYGNAVIYFLRLPDGNYYGPGYPVHDNKSLQKLLKGEISNIQTVDQSTSYKDFRDLSMTITELLQKERSVGDTLRLNIAETDTLVNPGDHSDHRYSSYLMQGLAKDAGVQFIRFYIEYHTNTLPMNVFPEDYLISAGVWGATASGLSDMEHNSTWDSVHNSWIGRQYFREEELSPE
- a CDS encoding saccharopine dehydrogenase family protein — encoded protein: MHNIVVLGAGMVGSAMAIDLAQKHHVTVTDRSSDVLEKLKQRQPQLNTEVLDVTHKDDLVKCIETADLVVSAVPGFLGFETLKTIIQSGKNVVDIAFFPENSLDLDQLAKEHGVTAIVDCGVAPGMDNIILGHYNEQMTITDFECLVGGLPKVKKWPFAYKAPFSPVDVIEEYTRPARYVENGQMIVREALTDCEYVEFDGVGTLESFNSDGLRSLIFTMDHIPNMKEKTLRYPGHVEYVRVLKESGFFNEDPVQVNGQEVTPLDFTSKILFNEWKLGEDEPEITVMRVSLKGTDKDGKATEVIYDLHDEYDPETGISSMSRTTGYTATAAANWLLDGHFDQHGVFPPELIGGHPGCFDYFLNHLAQRGVHYTKR
- the speB gene encoding agmatinase, whose protein sequence is MSKIIVQGIAYDAKSSFLKGPAKGPAGIRQALGSGSMNLCAEDGTNLESLDITDLGDFHLSDYHQILETSRENLAKGEKLFSLGGDHSVTYPIVKAHFEAGLKFDLLHIDAHTDLYEDYEGDRFSHACPMARIMEEGLVGRMVQVGIRTLSPHQQKQAARFGVEIHEMRHKYDWPELKFDRPIYITLDMDALDPAFAPGVSHHEPGGFSTRELIRLIQNLDVELVGCDLVEYNPERDIDQRTAYLGAKLFKELMAKLVK
- a CDS encoding DUF2092 domain-containing protein, whose translation is MKKKHLILALSVFLIFGLSNHVHSQSDKDIDQVAVDILDKMSDVIGEIESCAFQLVKDEDFINDDGMVERRRTHTTSYFKGPDRFAIRSRGHKGNKGYWYNGETLTYYSFDENNYVVLPTPNTSMATIDSLHVTFGMRFPAADLFYPSFTDDVIDAFDRVKFAGMKQVDGKDYFHVVAENRQLIFQLWIGNDGFYMPQMYAYTIKGDQPRSVSATFKAWELGVELPNPMFEFTPPDGARLISIMAQE
- a CDS encoding DUF6265 family protein; protein product: MIKIPSFLLVILLLIPATGWAQHGFENTKVFDKSKASPKATLTDIDWIAGHWRGEAFGGITEEIWSPPLGNSMMCSFKLVMDGEVQFYEIVTISEVEETLVLKLKHFHGDLKGWEEKDETVNFKLVEIQENHVYFDEFTFERISDDEMIIYVVADIDGHKDEIAFPYKRFQ